One Thermus thermamylovorans genomic window, AGGCCGGTGCAGGGGTCCCAAAGCCTCTCCATCCCCGGGGCGAGCTCGGCGGTGAGGCGGCCAGAGAGGTTCTGCCGGAGGCGGTTCTCCACCCCCGCCCCAAAGGAGAGGCCCAGCCCCTCCCCGTAGCCGAAAGGCAGGCTGGTGGTGCTTTGGGCGCTCGCCGGTCCCAGGGAGGGCGAGGGAAGCGGAAATAGACGCCCCATAACAACCAGTATAGCCGCTTTTGCGTAGCCTTTCACTTGAAACCCTTCATGGGCGGTTCCCCAGAACCTGCGCCAGCCGGGAGAGCACGCGCTCCTTGCCCAGGAGGGCCATGATCTCAAAAAGCCCCGGGGTCTCCAGGCTCCCCGTGAGGGCGGCCCTTAGGGGCTGGGCCACCTGGCCGAGCTTCAGGCCCCGCTCCCCGGCGAAGCCCCGCAGGAGCGCCTCCAGGGCGGTCTCGCCCCAGTCCGCCTGGGCCTCGAGGAGGGGCCTCACCTCCTGGAGGATGGGAAGGCCCTCCTGCAGCTTCTCCTGGGCCTTCTCCGAGAAGGGGTAGTCCTCGCGGAAGAGGTAGGGGGCCTTCTCGGGAAGCTCCCTTAGGGTGTCGAACCGGGGGCGCATGAGGGCCACCGCCCGCCGCAGGTAGGCCTCGTCCGGCCAGGCGCACCCCGCGGCTTCCAGGAAAGGCTTCGCCCTTTCCGCCACTTCCTCCAGGGGGAGCACCTCGCGGATGTACTTCCCGTTCATCCAGCGGAGCTTCTCCAGGTCGAAGACCGGCCCCCCCAGGGAGACCCGCTCCCAGGTGAAGGCCTGGACGAGCTCCTCGAGGGTGAAGATCTCCCGCCCGTCGGGCATGGAGAAGCCCATGAGGGCCAGGTAGTTCCTTAAGGCCTCGGGCAAAAACCCTTCCGCCTTGTACCACTCCAAGGAGGTGTGGCTCTTCCGCTTGCTGATCTTGGTCTTGTCGGGATTTCTGAGGAGGGGCATGTGGTAGAACCTGGGCACGGGCCAGCCGAAGGCCCGGTAGAGGAGGACGTGGATGGGGGTGGAGACCAGCCACTCCTCTGCCCGGATCACGTCCGTGACCCCCATGAGGTGGTCGTCCACCACGTTGGCCAGGTGGTAGGTGGGGTAGCCGTCGGACTTGAGGAGGACCACGTCGGGGATCTCGGCGTTGTCGTAAGCCACCAGGCCCCGCAGCTCATCCCTCACCTCCGTGGTGCCCGGACGGGGGACCTTGAGGCGGATCACGTGGGGCTCGCCCCGCCTGGCCCGCTCCTCGGCCTCCTCGGGAGGGATGTTCCGGGCCCGGCCGTCGTAGCCGCCCTTCTCCTTGCGGATTCTTTCCAGCTCCTCCGGGGTCTCGAAGGCCCGGTAGGCCCAGCCCCGCTTCAGGAGTTCTTCCGCATGCTTCTGGTAGAGGGGAAGCCGCTCCGACTGCCGGTAAGGGCCCCTCGGCCCGCCGATGTCCGGCCCCTCGTCGTAGGGGATGCCGAGCCACCTGAGGGCGGCCAGGATGCGCGCCTCCGCCCCAGGCACGTAGCGGGCGCGGTCGGTGTCCTCGATGCGCACCAGGAAGCGCCCCCCGTTTTTCCTGGCCCAGACGTGGTTGAAGAGGGCGATGTAGGCCGTGCCCACATGGGGGTCCCCCGTGGGGCTTGGGGCGATGCGGGTCACCACCATACCTCGCCCATTATCTCACCCGGGGTTAAAGGTTGCCCCTTAGCCTGAAAGCAATGGAGGGGGATCTTCTGGCCCAAGGCCTGCGCAAGCGCTACGGCCCCAAGGAGGTGGTGCGGGGAGTGGACCTCCGCCTCAGGCGGGGAGAGATCGTGGCCCTCTTCGGCCCCAACGGGGCGGGGAAAACCACCACCTTCTACATGATGGTGGGCTTCATAAGGCCCACAGGGGGGCGGATCTTCCTGAAGGGACAGGAGGTGAGCCGCCTGCCCATGTACCGCCGGGCCCGTTTGGGCCTCGGCTACCTCCCCCAGGAGCCCTCGGCCTTCCGGCGCATGACGGTTCTGGAGAACCTCTTGGCCATCTTGGAGTTTCAACCACTTTCCAGGAAGGAGCGCCTGGAGAAGGCCAAGGCCCTTCTGGAGGAGCTGGCCATCTACCACCTCAAAGACCGCCTAGCCTACGCCCTCTCCGGCGGGGAAAGGCGCCGGCTGGAGATCGCCCGCGCCCTTTGCACAGACCCGGACTTCATCCTCCTGGACGAGCCTTTCACCGGGGTGGACCCCAAGAACGTCCGCGAGATCCAGAAGGTGATCGCCGAGCTCCGGGAAAGGCGGGGGGTAGGGGTCTTCGTCACCGACCACTCCGTGCGGGAGACTTTGGCCATCACCGACCGGGTCTACGTGATGTACGATGGGGAGATCCTTTTCCACGGAGACCCCGAGACCTTTGCCCGCGACCAGGGGGTGCGGCGCCACTACCTGGGCGAGGACTACGAGCTTTAGGTCATGGCCTTCTGGAGCCTCCTTGTCCTCATCCTCCTCCTGGCTGCCTTGGTAGCCTACCTGGGGGACAAGGTGGCCAAGTGGGCGGGGAAGCGGCACTTTCGCCTCTTCGGCCTGAGGCCCCGGCAGACGGCCACCCTGATCGCGGTCCTCACCGGGGTGGGGATCGCCCTCTTCAGCTACCTGGGTTTCCTACTGGTCTTTCAAGAGGCCCGGGAGATCATCCTCCAGGCCCAAGCTGTACGCCAGGAGCGGGATAGCCTCAAGGCCGAACGGGAGGCCCTTTTGCGGGTAAAGGAGGCCATGGAGGCCGAGGCCTCCCGGGCCCTGGCCGAGCTCAACGCCCTGCGGGCCGAAAGGCGGGAGCTGGCCGAGGCCCTGGAGGAGGGGGAGGCCTTGCGGCGGCGCCTGCAGGGGGAGGCCCTGGCCTTGGCGGAGCAGGTGGAGGTCCTGCAGCGGGAGCGGGGAGCCTTGCAGCGGGAAAAGGCTAGCCTGGAAGCGGAGCGGCAGGAACTCCTCCGCATCCTGGAGGAACGGAGCCGGGAGCTTGCCCGTAGGGGGGAGGAGCTCTTGGCCCTGGAGCGCAGGCTTTCCGCGGTGCAGGAGGGGGCCAGGAGGGCAGAGGGGGAAAGGGCTAGGCTGCTTGAGGAGCGCAGGCGCCTGGAAGGGGATCTGGTCTTGGCCCAGGCCCGCCTGGAGGAGGTGCGGCGGCAGAGGGAGGCCTTGGTGCGGGAGGTGGAGGCCCTCAGGGCGGCCTTGGCCCGGTCGCGGCAGGAGCTCGGGCAGGCGGAGGACCGGGTCCGGAACCTTCTCCTGCAAGCCGAGGCCCTCCAGGGCGAGCGGGGCCAGCTTTCGCAAAACCTCCTCCGCCTGAGCCAGGGCCTTTACCTGGGAGAGGTCCGCCTGGGTGCGGGGGAGGGAAGGGTGGCCTTGGAACGGGTGGCGGAACGAAGGGCCTCCCTCCAGGGGTTTCGCGGCGCGGAGCTTTTGGACGGGCCGGAGGGACCGGGTTTGGCGGTGCTGGAAGGGGCCGGTTACCGGGAGGGGCGGCTCCTGGTACGGGTGCGCTTTTACCCGGAAAAACGGGCTTTTGCGGGTGGGGATGTGCTGGCCAGCACCACCTTCCGCCTCTCCACCCCGGCCCGGGACCAGGAGGTGCTGGAGGAACTCGGGGAGCGGGTGCGCCAAAAGCTCCTGGAGGCAGGTTTTCCGCCAGAGTACGCCACCTTCCCCTCCCCGGAGGAGCTGGCCCGGGGCCTGGCCCTCCTCCAAGGACGCCGGGGGGTGGTGCGGGTGGGGGTGGTGGCCGCCAGGGACCTCTGGACGGTGGAAAGGCCTCTTCTCTACTACGGCCTCCTAGGGGGGCCGCCGGGCCCGGAGGTACCGGTCCCGGCCCGTCAGGTCCCCTAGCACCGCCACCTCCTGCCAGCCCCCCCTCTTCAGTTCCTCCGCCAGCGAGTGCACGTTTTCTGGGGCGAGCTCCAGGAGGAGGTACCCGCCTGGCCGGAGGGCCTGTTTCGCCTCCAGGGCCAGGGGCCGGGCCAGGGAAAGCCCCTCCTCCCCCCCGTAGAGGGCCAGGGGGTTCTCGTAGGCCAGTTCCCCGGGGGCCTGCTCCCGGTAGCCCTCCGGCAGGTAGGGAGGGTTGGACACGATGAGGTGCAG contains:
- the gltX gene encoding glutamate--tRNA ligase, with the protein product MVVTRIAPSPTGDPHVGTAYIALFNHVWARKNGGRFLVRIEDTDRARYVPGAEARILAALRWLGIPYDEGPDIGGPRGPYRQSERLPLYQKHAEELLKRGWAYRAFETPEELERIRKEKGGYDGRARNIPPEEAEERARRGEPHVIRLKVPRPGTTEVRDELRGLVAYDNAEIPDVVLLKSDGYPTYHLANVVDDHLMGVTDVIRAEEWLVSTPIHVLLYRAFGWPVPRFYHMPLLRNPDKTKISKRKSHTSLEWYKAEGFLPEALRNYLALMGFSMPDGREIFTLEELVQAFTWERVSLGGPVFDLEKLRWMNGKYIREVLPLEEVAERAKPFLEAAGCAWPDEAYLRRAVALMRPRFDTLRELPEKAPYLFREDYPFSEKAQEKLQEGLPILQEVRPLLEAQADWGETALEALLRGFAGERGLKLGQVAQPLRAALTGSLETPGLFEIMALLGKERVLSRLAQVLGNRP
- the lptB gene encoding LPS export ABC transporter ATP-binding protein — translated: MEGDLLAQGLRKRYGPKEVVRGVDLRLRRGEIVALFGPNGAGKTTTFYMMVGFIRPTGGRIFLKGQEVSRLPMYRRARLGLGYLPQEPSAFRRMTVLENLLAILEFQPLSRKERLEKAKALLEELAIYHLKDRLAYALSGGERRRLEIARALCTDPDFILLDEPFTGVDPKNVREIQKVIAELRERRGVGVFVTDHSVRETLAITDRVYVMYDGEILFHGDPETFARDQGVRRHYLGEDYEL
- a CDS encoding DUF3084 domain-containing protein gives rise to the protein MAFWSLLVLILLLAALVAYLGDKVAKWAGKRHFRLFGLRPRQTATLIAVLTGVGIALFSYLGFLLVFQEAREIILQAQAVRQERDSLKAEREALLRVKEAMEAEASRALAELNALRAERRELAEALEEGEALRRRLQGEALALAEQVEVLQRERGALQREKASLEAERQELLRILEERSRELARRGEELLALERRLSAVQEGARRAEGERARLLEERRRLEGDLVLAQARLEEVRRQREALVREVEALRAALARSRQELGQAEDRVRNLLLQAEALQGERGQLSQNLLRLSQGLYLGEVRLGAGEGRVALERVAERRASLQGFRGAELLDGPEGPGLAVLEGAGYREGRLLVRVRFYPEKRAFAGGDVLASTTFRLSTPARDQEVLEELGERVRQKLLEAGFPPEYATFPSPEELARGLALLQGRRGVVRVGVVAARDLWTVERPLLYYGLLGGPPGPEVPVPARQVP